In Parabacteroides pacaensis, the genomic window TTCTAATCAACCATATAACCACATAACCTATACCAAGCAAAGCAATCCCGGATAACACCCCGATAGCCCAGCCCCCGACGTCCATTTTAGTTTTCTGCCATCGGGTTAATTCTTTCTCAACAGAATAAGGAACCCGAATAGTATCATTCACCAACAATGTATCAGTCACCAACCTATCTTTATAGAGATACCGCCAGCGATCTATGAACACCGTATCTCCTTTCTCCCTCATGATTATCGAATCCCGGAAATAGATACTATCCCGCTGTAGCCTGTCCTTGTATTCTGTCCTGACAGATTCAACCGGTATGTACTGTATCCGGCTCCGGCATCCAATGAAGGATAAAACCAGCAGGACCCATACTATATATATGAATAATCTTCTCATGGTTTCACAACTACATTTCTAAGGAAGTTAGGAAACTCACTCCGAACATCAAAGCAGGGACAAGCCTTAATAAATTCCACCGGCTCAATCTCCCCGCTATCGTCAAGATCAGGTGAAGTATCGCGATGACCTAACAGTTCAATAATAGTATATTCCCGGCAAAGCCTTTTAATCAGTTCACGTAAGGCTTTCTTTTGTTCTGGCGTACGAGTATCAGCCGGCTTACCGTTAGCATCCAGCCCACCGATATAGCAGATGCCGATTGAATGTTTATTATATGATATGCCGGAAAACCCTTTTGTATTACAGTGCGCCCCGTCGATGGTGAGTGGACGACCTTCTTCTACCGTCCCGTCTAAGTCAATCACGTAATTGTAGCCAATCTGATTAAACCCACGTGCCCTGTGCATCCGGTCAATGTCCGTAGCTTTAATATCCTGTCCGGCACGCGTAGCCGAACAATGGATAATGATTGCATCAATTGTTTTCATTTCTTTTCCTCCTGTA contains:
- a CDS encoding N-acetylmuramoyl-L-alanine amidase, with amino-acid sequence MKTIDAIIIHCSATRAGQDIKATDIDRMHRARGFNQIGYNYVIDLDGTVEEGRPLTIDGAHCNTKGFSGISYNKHSIGICYIGGLDANGKPADTRTPEQKKALRELIKRLCREYTIIELLGHRDTSPDLDDSGEIEPVEFIKACPCFDVRSEFPNFLRNVVVKP